A region of Pseudomonas cavernicola DNA encodes the following proteins:
- a CDS encoding response regulator, whose translation MNLHVPIRQELLLMDDDEAILLELTELLEGEGFCCHTATSVKLALAQLSRHPDIALVITDLRMPEESGLRLIQRLREHTSRQHLPVIVTSGHAEMDDVIGVLRLQVLDFFRKPIYHERLFETLNCLFPLPRVQAVKC comes from the coding sequence ATGAACCTCCACGTCCCAATACGTCAGGAACTGCTCTTGATGGATGACGACGAAGCCATTCTCCTCGAGCTGACGGAACTGCTCGAAGGTGAAGGCTTCTGTTGCCATACCGCCACCTCGGTCAAACTTGCCCTGGCTCAACTCAGCCGTCACCCGGATATCGCGTTGGTCATCACCGACCTGCGCATGCCTGAGGAAAGCGGCCTGCGTTTGATTCAGCGACTCCGGGAACACACTTCACGGCAGCACCTGCCGGTAATCGTCACCTCCGGGCACGCGGAGATGGACGATGTGATTGGCGTCCTGCGTTTGCAGGTACTCGATTTCTTCCGCAAGCCGATTTACCACGAACGCTTGTTCGAGACCCTCAACTGCCTGTTTCCGTTACCGCGGGTGCAGGCCGTCAAATGCTGA